The Lepus europaeus isolate LE1 chromosome 21, mLepTim1.pri, whole genome shotgun sequence genome has a window encoding:
- the GDE1 gene encoding glycerophosphodiester phosphodiesterase 1 isoform X1, translating to MWLWEDQGGLLGPFSFLLLLLLLLTRSPFNACLLTGSLYVLLRFFSFEPVPSRRALQVLKPRDRVSAIAHRGGSHDAPENTLAAIRQAAKNGATGVELDIEFTSDGIPVLMHDSTVDRTTDGSGRLCDLTFEQIRKLNPAANHRLRNDFPDEKIPTLREAVAECLKNNLTIFFDVKGHANMATDALKKMYMEFPQLYNSSMVCSFLPEVIYKMRQTDQNVITALTHRPWSLSHTGDGKPRYSSFWRQAVFVGLDILLDWSMHNVLWYLCGVSAFLMQKDFVSPDYLKKWSAKGIQVVGWTVNTFDEKSYYESHLGSSYITDSMLEDCAPQF from the exons ATGTGGCTGTGGGAGGACCAGGGGGGCCTCTTGGGCCCCTtctccttcctgctgctgctgctgctgctgctgacgcGCAGCCCCTTCAATGCCTGCCTCCTCACCGGCAGCCTCTACGTCCTGCTGCGGTTCTTCAGCTTTGAGCCGGTGCCCTCCCGCCGGGCCCTGCAGGTGCTCAAGCCCCGGGACCGCGTGTCCGCCATCGCCCACCGGGGCGGCAGCCACGACGCGCCCGAGAACACGCTGGCGGCCATTCGGCAG GCAGCTAAGAATGGAGCAACGGGCGTGGAGCTGGACATTGAGTTTACTTCTGACGGGATTCCTGTCTTGATGCACGATAGCACAGTAGACAGGACCACTGATGGGTCGGGCCGCTTGTGTGATTTGACGTTTGAACAAATCCGGAAGCTCAATCCTGCAGCAAATCACAGACTGAG GAATgatttccctgatgaaaagatCCCCACCCTGAGGGAAGCTGTTGCAGAGTGCCTAAAAAATAACCTCACAATCTTCTTTGATGTCAAAGGCCATGCAAATATG GCTACGGATGCgctaaagaaaatgtatatggaaTTCCCACAACTCTACAACAGCAGTATGGTCTGCTCGTTCTTGCCTGAAGTTATCTATAAG ATGAGGCAAACCGACCAGAACGTCATCACGGCGCTGACGCACAGGCCCTGGAGCCTGAGCCACACGGGGGACGGGAAGCCCCGCTACAGCAGCTTCTGGCGGCAGGCCGTGTTTGTGGGCCTGGACATCCTGCTCGACTGGAGCATGCACAACGTCCTCTGGTACCTGTGCGGGGTCTCCGCCTTCCTCATGCAGAAGGACTTCGTGTCCCC GGACTACTTGAAGAAGTGGTCGGCTAAAGGAATCCAGGTGGTCGGTTGGACTGTTAACACCTTTGACGAGAAGAGCTACTACGAATCGCACCTGGGCTCCAGCTACATCACCGACAGCATGCTGGAGGACTGCGCACCTCAGTTCTAG
- the GDE1 gene encoding glycerophosphodiester phosphodiesterase 1 isoform X3, translating to MHDSTVDRTTDGSGRLCDLTFEQIRKLNPAANHRLRNDFPDEKIPTLREAVAECLKNNLTIFFDVKGHANMATDALKKMYMEFPQLYNSSMVCSFLPEVIYKMRQTDQNVITALTHRPWSLSHTGDGKPRYSSFWRQAVFVGLDILLDWSMHNVLWYLCGVSAFLMQKDFVSPDYLKKWSAKGIQVVGWTVNTFDEKSYYESHLGSSYITDSMLEDCAPQF from the exons ATGCACGATAGCACAGTAGACAGGACCACTGATGGGTCGGGCCGCTTGTGTGATTTGACGTTTGAACAAATCCGGAAGCTCAATCCTGCAGCAAATCACAGACTGAG GAATgatttccctgatgaaaagatCCCCACCCTGAGGGAAGCTGTTGCAGAGTGCCTAAAAAATAACCTCACAATCTTCTTTGATGTCAAAGGCCATGCAAATATG GCTACGGATGCgctaaagaaaatgtatatggaaTTCCCACAACTCTACAACAGCAGTATGGTCTGCTCGTTCTTGCCTGAAGTTATCTATAAG ATGAGGCAAACCGACCAGAACGTCATCACGGCGCTGACGCACAGGCCCTGGAGCCTGAGCCACACGGGGGACGGGAAGCCCCGCTACAGCAGCTTCTGGCGGCAGGCCGTGTTTGTGGGCCTGGACATCCTGCTCGACTGGAGCATGCACAACGTCCTCTGGTACCTGTGCGGGGTCTCCGCCTTCCTCATGCAGAAGGACTTCGTGTCCCC GGACTACTTGAAGAAGTGGTCGGCTAAAGGAATCCAGGTGGTCGGTTGGACTGTTAACACCTTTGACGAGAAGAGCTACTACGAATCGCACCTGGGCTCCAGCTACATCACCGACAGCATGCTGGAGGACTGCGCACCTCAGTTCTAG
- the GDE1 gene encoding glycerophosphodiester phosphodiesterase 1 isoform X2, producing the protein MWLWEDQGGLLGPFSFLLLLLLLLTRSPFNACLLTGSLYVLLRFFSFEPVPSRRALQVLKPRDRVSAIAHRGGSHDAPENTLAAIRQAAKNGATGVELDIEFTSDGIPVLMHDSTVDRTTDGSGRLCDLTFEQIRKLNPAANHRLRNDFPDEKIPTLREAVAECLKNNLTIFFDVKGHANMMRQTDQNVITALTHRPWSLSHTGDGKPRYSSFWRQAVFVGLDILLDWSMHNVLWYLCGVSAFLMQKDFVSPDYLKKWSAKGIQVVGWTVNTFDEKSYYESHLGSSYITDSMLEDCAPQF; encoded by the exons ATGTGGCTGTGGGAGGACCAGGGGGGCCTCTTGGGCCCCTtctccttcctgctgctgctgctgctgctgctgacgcGCAGCCCCTTCAATGCCTGCCTCCTCACCGGCAGCCTCTACGTCCTGCTGCGGTTCTTCAGCTTTGAGCCGGTGCCCTCCCGCCGGGCCCTGCAGGTGCTCAAGCCCCGGGACCGCGTGTCCGCCATCGCCCACCGGGGCGGCAGCCACGACGCGCCCGAGAACACGCTGGCGGCCATTCGGCAG GCAGCTAAGAATGGAGCAACGGGCGTGGAGCTGGACATTGAGTTTACTTCTGACGGGATTCCTGTCTTGATGCACGATAGCACAGTAGACAGGACCACTGATGGGTCGGGCCGCTTGTGTGATTTGACGTTTGAACAAATCCGGAAGCTCAATCCTGCAGCAAATCACAGACTGAG GAATgatttccctgatgaaaagatCCCCACCCTGAGGGAAGCTGTTGCAGAGTGCCTAAAAAATAACCTCACAATCTTCTTTGATGTCAAAGGCCATGCAAATATG ATGAGGCAAACCGACCAGAACGTCATCACGGCGCTGACGCACAGGCCCTGGAGCCTGAGCCACACGGGGGACGGGAAGCCCCGCTACAGCAGCTTCTGGCGGCAGGCCGTGTTTGTGGGCCTGGACATCCTGCTCGACTGGAGCATGCACAACGTCCTCTGGTACCTGTGCGGGGTCTCCGCCTTCCTCATGCAGAAGGACTTCGTGTCCCC GGACTACTTGAAGAAGTGGTCGGCTAAAGGAATCCAGGTGGTCGGTTGGACTGTTAACACCTTTGACGAGAAGAGCTACTACGAATCGCACCTGGGCTCCAGCTACATCACCGACAGCATGCTGGAGGACTGCGCACCTCAGTTCTAG